The Ruminococcaceae bacterium BL-4 region TTCCGCGGATATTCCTGCACTCCACGCATCCAGAAAAGTAGTCGTCACGGTAGATAAAATTAAAATGAGCAGTGCTGCTATCCCAAGCCCTGCTTTCACCATAATAGAAGCAATATCTGATTTGCCGGTGAAAATTGCTGCTCCCATTCCAATGACATACATCCAGCAACTCACAAAGGCATAAGTAAGCGTACTCACCAAAGTTGCCGAAAACGGTTTCTCGGCTTCGCGCGTATAATCCGAAATCAACGGAAGCCACGAAAGAGGCATTGCTACAGCAAGTTCAACGGCCGCTCCAAAAGTAATCGTTTCCGTTGATTCTGCTGACGGAAACTGATTCTGAAAAATCACGAAGCACAAAACGATCGTTAAAATAAAGAGTGCTGCCATCGCAATTTTGTTGATCCAGCCAAGATTTTCAATTCCAACAGTGATCCACACAAGAATCAGCCCGCCGATGACAACACACCACACCCATGCTCCGGAACCGACAACTCCATTTGCCGCCAAGGCACCATCATAGATCATAATCGCTGTCCAGCCGACCAACTGCAGAATATTTAAAGCTGCAAAAAACGATCCGCCGATTTTTCCAAAACTCAGCCCGACGGTCCCCATTGCACTTCGTTTGCTGCGTCCGCCAATCAATCCTGCAAAAAACAGCATGCTGCAGCCAATCACATGGCCAATGATAATCGCGAGCAGTCCCTTTAAAAATCCCAGCGGCGCAAAATAGGTGCCGGTCAAAATTTCTGCAATAGAAACTCCAGCACCAAACCAAATTAAACTATTTTGGAAAGTCGAAGTTTTCTTCATCAGGCCTTCTCCTCTCGGTAAGCAGACTGTAGGTCGAAGGCATGATCCATTGGGCCGCTTCCCTTTCCAAGATTCAGCATCGCACTAAGCGCACCGGAAAGATAAGTCTTCGCTTTGCTGACCGATTGATTCAAATCATATCCTTTTGCGAGATTTGCTGCAATCGCACTTGAGAGCGTACAACCTGTTCCGTGGGTATTCGGATTGTTGATTCGTTTCCCCTTAAACCACTGATATTCACCGTTCCGATATAAAAGATCATTGGCATCATTTAATCGATGTCCGCCTTTGCACAACACAGCGCATGAATAAGTTTCACTGATCATTTTTGCAGCCGTTACCATCTCCTGAGGAGATGAAATCTTTTGTCCCGAAAGAGTCTCTGCTTCTGGAATATTCGGAGTTAATACAGTTGCAAGCGGCAGAAGTTTTGCTTTCAAAGTGGCCACTGCATCATCTGAAATCAGCTTTGAGCCGCTCGTAGATACCATAACAGGATCAACTACAATTTTCTGAGCTTTATAAAACTGCAGCCGCTCGGCAATCACTTCAATCAGAGCAGAAGAAGCTACCATCCCAATTTTTACGGCATCAGGCCGTATATCCGTAAAGATGCTGTCTATCTGTTTCTTCAAAAACTCAGGACTTACTTCAAAAATTCCCTGTACGCCGGTTGTGTTCTGGGCTGTCAAAGCCGTAATTGCGCTCATGGCAAATACGCCATTTAGCGTCATAGTTTTGATATCCGCTTGAATACCGGCGCCTCCGCTGGAATCGCTTCCGGCGATTGTTAATGCTGTTCTCATCATAACTCTCCTTTTCAGCGTTAATTTTATTGAGCGACAAAAGGTGGTGCCCCCGGTTTGCCGCTATTTATTATTTTAGAAATTTTGCTGCAAATGAATCAAAATCTCTAAAATTTCTAATGTAATAATCGCAAATGCTCTCTAGTCTCTGCTGGTCATCACGACTTACTTCGTCGTATACGCCCACGGTACAAAATCCCGCCGCTTTTGCCGTTTTAGCGGCATACAGCGCATCTTCAAATACCAGTGTCTCCATCGGAGCGGTCCTAATCTTTTCGGCAGCTTTGAGATAAATATCAGGTCTGTCTTTTCCCGCTCCCACCTCAGCATCGGTCATCACGAAGTCAAAATCATTCAGAATTCCACAGCGTAAAAGTGCAGCCTCGGCAAGTTCCCGTTCGGTTACAGTTGCTAAAACGAGTTTAATGTTCCTTTTGGCCAGCTGTTTTAAAAATTCCGGTACATCTGCTTTTAGCGCCGCACGCTTCTGATAAAATTCCCTTACCGTCCCATTAATTCCTTCTATAATTTTCTCAGGGGTAAACGGTAACGAATAAGTATGTTTTAAATATTCCGCTGCCTGCCCCATGGTCATACAAAATAATTTCTTTCCAAGAGAAGGCTCAGCCTGCACATTAAGGCCTTTTAGATAAATTTTTCCGGCATCATTCCAGAAGGGCATTGTATCAAGCAGCGTTCCGTCCATATCAAAAATTGCTCCGCGTATCATAATTCCAGAGCCTTTCTGACTGCGTTTTTAAGCGTTTTTGTTGCCTCTTCAATCTCCGGCTGCGCAAAAATCGCACTGACAACAGCCACTCCATCAATACGACTGCCTTTGAGTTCTAAAACATTCTGCGCGGTGATTCCGCCGATCGCAATCACAGGGATTGATACGGCACTGCAGATTGCCTTGAGTGTCTCATAGCTCACATTGTCTGCATCCTTCTTTGTACCGGTAGAAAACACCGCCCCTACCCCTAAGTAATCTGCGCCTTGCTTTTGGGCAATAATTGCTTCTTCCACTGTCTCTGCAGATACTCCGAGGATCTTATCAGGTCCCAACTTTCTTCGTACAATCCCTGCATTCATATCACTTTGACCAACATGAACTCCATCTGCATTGACCTCAACGGCGAGATCTACATTATCGTCCAACACAAAAGGGACTTTATATTTTTGACAGAGCTTTTTCATCTCCAATGCTTCTGTACGAAAGTCGTCTTTCCCAAGCATCTTTTCCCGAAGCTGCAAAAAGGTTGCTCCGCCTTTTAAAGCCTTTTCTGCCTGACTTAAAAGTGTCTCCCCATTTAGCCATCTGCGATCTGTTACGGCATACAAAAGCAAACTTGCTTTATCGAATTTCATATTTTGCTCCCTCTTCTAATTTTTCTCCTGTCATTTGGCAGACCGCATCAATAATCCGATTGCGGTAAGTGGAATTCCCATCGCTCGGCAGCATATTTTTCCAGCCTATTTCTCCAGAAAGTCCCATCATGCATACTGCTGCCGCTGCTGCATCTAATTTCTGCTCTTTATTTGCTACAAGAAATGCGGTCATTATCCCCGAAAGCTGACATCCGGTTCCCGTGATACGACTCATTTCCGGTCTGCCATTTCGAATCACATAACAGCGTTTTCCATCGCTTACTAGGTCAATGGCTCCGGTAACAGCAACAATGCAGTCAAACTGTGCGGCAAAAGATTTTACCATCTCCACAGCCGAATCAAGATTTTGTTCCGTTACCGCATCCACAGAATTGGCATCCACGCCTCTTGTAGTGCTGCCTCCTAAATAAAGTGCTTTGATTTCTGAGATATTGCCCCGCACCGCATCAAAGTGAATCTGTTTTAATAGCGCCGACGCAGTATTTGTTCTAAGAGAACTGGCACCGGCACCAACTGGGTCCAAAAGGACAATATGTTTTAATTCATTGGCTTTTTTGCCCGCTAAAAACATAGAAGAAATTGTATTGTGATTCAGCGTTCCAATGTTGATGTTCAGCCCTCCGCAGATCGAAGTAATTTCTTCAACTTCGCCTTCATCATCAGACATAATTGGAGAACCTCCGCAGGCAAGCAATACATTTGCCACATCATTTACCGTGACATAATTTGTAATATTATGAATAAGCGGAGTGTTTTTTCTGACATTGCCAAGCATCGTTTTCATTGTGCCGTTCATATAATTTGCCTCTTTCTTTATGGTTTTGGGAAAATGGACAAAAGAAAAGCAGTACCTGCAAAAAAGGGTACTGCCACATAAAGCATTCTGTACATGTCCCTACGTTGGCATTACCCAAATCAGGTTCTAGGGTCTAAGCGAATCTGCTTACTCTCAGCCCACTTTATTGAGCTCCCCTTTTATTTCGTTAGAATAATAACACATATTTTGTCAAAATACAAGTTTTTCGAAATGCAGCCATTTTTTATCATACAAAATTTACCAAAAAGCACGAGGTTTTTCTTTCAAAAGCAATTGAAATCAGTTATAATAATCAAAAAGGAAAAATCAAAATTGAGTTTAATTTTCAAAGAATTCCAGGTGATGAAAATATGACACAAGTTGTCGCCGCACTGATTTGGAACAAAACCCGATTGATGATCTGCCAGCGGCCTAAAAATAAAGCACGGGGACTACTTTGGGAATTTGTCGGTGGAAAAGTAGAGCCGGGAGAAACAAAACCGCAGGCACTCATCCGCGAATGTCGGGAAGAACTTGCAATTACAGTTTGCGTTGGCGAGCAGTTTATGGAAACCACGCATTCCTATCCGGATATGACAATTCATTTGACATTGTTCTCCTGCACCATAAAAGAGGGTACCCCGAAGCTTTTAGAACACAATGATCTTCGTTGGATTACTCCGGAGGAAATAACCGGTTTTTCATTCTGCCCGGCAGACCAGCCAATTTTGAAAAGGATCATGGAGGAAAACAAAAAATGAAGGATTCCGAAACCGAAGTACAGTCTGAGCTTTTTAAAATGCAGGATCTAAAATATAGAGACTTTCAGGCAAAGCTGACTCCAACGATCAAAAAAGAAACGATCATCGGTGTGCGCACTCCACAGCTTCGAAAATTTGCCGCAGCGTTTTCTAAACAGCCAGAGGCTGAAGTGTTTTTGAAAACCCTTCCTCACAAATATTACGAAGAAAACAATCTGCATGGATTTTTGATTGAGCGAATGAAAGACTATGAATCCTGTATCCGCGCATTAGATGATTTTCTTCCCTATGTAGACAACTGGGCAACCTGTGACTTAATGACCCCTAAAATTTTTAAAAAACATCTAACAGAATTACTCTGTCAGATCAAAAAATGGATTCAATCGGACCAAACTTATACGATTCGTTTCGGGATTGAAATGCTGATGAGCTTTTATCTGGATGACAAATTCCAGCCGGAATATCTCGAATTGCCGGCTAAAATAAAATCGCAGGAATATTATGTAAACATGATGATTGCATGGTATTTTGCAACTGCACTTGCAAAACAGTACAAAGCGACTCTCCCCTATCTTGAACAGTACAGACTGGAATCATGGACACATAACAAAGCAATTCAAAAAGCTGTTGAGAGTTACCGAATCACAGATGAACAGAAAGCTTATCTGCGAACGTTGAAAGTAAAACTACCTAAAAAGTCAGGAGGAATCTAAGATGGATGCAATTGTGTATACTTCAAACTCTGGATTTACAAAAGAATATGCTGAAATGATGAGCCAAAAAATCGATCTTCCAGTATTTTCACTCACAGAAGCAGAAAGCACATTAAAATCCGGCGCTGAAATTCTTTATTTTGGTTGGCTGATGGCAGGTTCTGTTAAAGGCTATTCAGACGCTTGCAAAAAATATAAAGTTCGTGCTGTGTGTGCGGTCGGAATGGGAAAAAGCGGTTCGCAGATGGAGGATGTTAAAAAGCATAACCATCTCCCGGAAGGACTGCCCCTCTTTACTCTACAAGGTGGATTTGATTTAAATCGCCTGCACGGTATTTATAAATTTATGATGAATACCATGATAAAAGTGGTTGGGAAAAAACTTTCCGCCAAACAGGATAAAACACCTGATGAAGAAGACATGCTTGATTTGATGCTGCACGGCGGCGACCGAGTCAGCTTGGAAAATCTAACTCCAGTTCTAAATTGGTATCAATCAGCCTAAATTCTTTCCAATTTCTGCACTTCTTTATATTTTTATAAACTTTTAAAATAATATCTCAATGAAAAGAACAAACTAATACTGAAATTCTCTCCCAAATCACAAAAAGCTCTAGAAAATAAAGAAAGGAATGATTCTTATGAGCAGTAGTAAAATTAAATCAGCAGTTAAAGCAGCAAAAGATGATACCGTAAAAGCAATCAATGAAGTATCTAAGAGTATTTCAAAAGCAGCTGAGCCAACCGTCACCTCTGTAAAGGAAGGTATTTCTGAGATGCAGGATAAGGTGCAGCCAACTGCACAAAAAGCAAAAGAAGCCGCACAAAAAGCGATTGAAAAGACAGAACCTGTGCTTAACGTCGCTAAAGAAACGATCAGCAAAGCAAAAAAGCAGGCTGCCGCTGCGTTGGCTCCAGAAGTCTATGTGGAATTTGGCACTACGCAATACACCTGCACTGATATAATTGCCCGCTGTAAAAATGATTTTAAATCGAAGCATAAAGGAGCCATTCGTTCTTGTAAGATCTATATCAAACCGGCAGACAGAACCGCTTATTATGTGATTAATAAAATCGAAGATAAGATTGATATTTACTAACATTTACCAATTTTGAAGCATTTCCTAAGATTTGGAAACCACTTGACTTTTTACTCTTAAGTGAGCTATAATTTTTGGTGCAGAAAAGTCGTATTTATTGGAATTGCCTCAAAGTTTTATTAGATTTTGTTTTAGTCTTCTCATTAATTTAATATTTCTAAAAAAACTATATAAGATTCCGTCAGTTTGTGTACTTTTCTGTATTTTACTGATTAAGATAGATATAATGTTTTAATTAGAAATAAAAATATTTTTCAGGAGGATTGTAGTATTATGAAGTACAAGGTTCTTTCTCTGAAGGCCATGGATCCCATCGGCCACAAAATGATGGAGGATGCCGACTGCGAAGTCATCACTGCCCCAGACGGCTCTAAAACGGAGGACTTTATCAAGCTGATTAAGGACAATCAGGTAGATGCAATTTACTGCCGCGTTGATAAAGTGACCAAAGAGATGATCGATGCTTCTAAAAATTTGAAGGTCATTTCAAAGCAGGGCGTCGGTCTGGACAACATTGATATGGAATACGCTTCCAGCAAAAAAATTCCGGTAGGCTGGGCTCCTGGCGGAAATGCCACTTCTGTTGCAGAGCATACAATTCTATTGATGATGATGTGTGCTGTTCGTTATCGCCATGTTGACTCCGAGATGCGCAAAGGTAACTTCAATGTTCGCTACACTTTAAAGGGCACCTGGGAGCTTACTGGTCAAACACTTGGTCTTCTCGGCTGCGGCCGCATTGGTCAGATCGTTGCAAAGATTGCAAGCCAAGGCTTTGGCATGAAAGTAATCGGATATGATCCGTTCCCGCCGAAGGCTCCGTTGGTTCCAATCGAAATGATGAGCCAGGATGAAGTATTAAAACAAGCTGATTTTGTCAGTCTGCATATGCCTTCTATGCCCTCTACTGTTCACAGCATCAACTATGATAAATTCTGCATGATGAAGCCTTCCGCTTTCTTCATTAACTGCGCACGCGGTGATGTCATTGTAGAAGATGATTTGGTTCGTGCTCTGAATGAGAAGAAGATTGCTGGAGCTGGCGTTGACGTTTTCGAAAAAGAACCGCTGCCGCTTAACGATCCGCTGGTAACACTCGACAACGTTGTCCTTACCCCCCATACTTCTGCTACTACCATTCAGAGTGTTCGCAAGTGCACCACGATGGCCTGCCAGTGCATTATTGATGCTTTGAACGGCAAAATTCCGGTAAGCTATCAGGCAAATAAATTCTAAGATTTTTATCGGGAACGATTGTACTGCTTTTAAAGAAACATAACAAAAAGGATCCAAAACGATTTTTAATAACCGTTTTGGATCCTTTTTTAATTCATCTCATTTAATGTAATTATTTCTATTTATGAAAAATATGGAATATAATGTTGAATTTTTCCTAATTAAGATGTAAAATGATTGTAAACTTTACGAATGGAAAGAAGAGTTATTTTATGAAAACCGCTAAATTGACAATTGGCATTATTTCTATTGTTCTATCCTTGGTCATCTTTTTTCAGAGCTGCGCAGCAGGAGTTGGATCTGCACTTGCTACGGGAGGAACCGATACAAGCGGAGGAAATGGAATGATGCTTGGTATTCTATTGATTATCGCCGGAATTGTTACCATTGCCGCAAGAAATTCTAAAGGCGGATCGATTGCTTCAACGATACTATACGCAATCGGAGGCATTGTTGCTTTGGCCGGCGCTTCTGGAATTTATAAAGATTTAATTGTCTGGGGAGTTATATCTCTCATTTTTGCTGTAGTCTGTGCTATTTCTATTGCAAAACAAGACTTTGGTAACAATGGAAATTATACAGCGAGTCATTAATCAATCATGAATTACTAAAAAACACTCTTTGTATGAAACGGTTTATCGCCGAACCATACAAAGAGTGTTTTTTATTTCATAAATCTTTTTGACTCATTATTGACAGCTCATAAAAATTATTTTGTTACCGGAACAACGCCGCCGCCAAACGTATCTTTGATATACTGCTGCGTTTCTTCACTGGTGAGTGCCGCATACAATGCTTTCAAATCTTCACGGTTTTCGTCTCCATCACGCACTGCCAAAACATTCGCATAATCCGTAACTGCAACAGAATTATCACTTTCCATTGCAAGTGCATCAGAGGTTTTTAAACCGTTCTGAATCGCATAGTTGCCGTTGATTACTGCAATATCGACATCAGGAAGCGTTTTCGGAAGCTGAGCTGCTTCGATTTCCTGAATATTCAAATTTTTCGGGTTTTCTACAATATCAACTTTAGTAGCATTAATTCCTGCCCCATCTTTCAGCTTCAGCAATCCGTTTGCCTGCAGCAAGAGCAGAGCACGTGCCTCATTCGTTGTATCATTCGGAACCGCTACTGTTGCTCCGTCTTTGAGATCACTCATAGATTTCGTCTTTCCAGCATAAATTCCAAACGGTTCATAATGCACATCTCCCATGGAAACTAGATTTGTTCCATGCTCTGCATTAAAGTTTTTAAGGTAAGTGATATGCTGAAAATAGTTGGCGTCCAGTTCTTTTTCCTGCAGATACGTATTTGGAAGAATATAGTCGGTCAACTCTACAACTTCCAATGTATAGCCTTCTTTTTCGAGCTGCGGCGCAACTGCTTTGCGCAGAATATCCGCATGAGGAGTCGGCGAAGCGCCAACCTTAATCGTTCCTTTAGAAGCCGTGGAAGCCGCTCCGCTTCCGGCGGCTGAAGAAGTTCCCGTACTGCTGCCGCATGCAGTCAGAGAGGTCAGCAGTAAAGCCGACACCAAAATAAAAGATAAAAGTTTTTTCATATTTTTCCCTCCAAAATTCAGTTTTAAAATATTTTGAAATTTATCTATCCAGAACGAATTATTCTTTCCGTCTATCTAAGACACGTGCAAGTTTCATTCCGATGGACTGGAACACCTGTACAATCACAACCAAAAGGATCACTGTAATAATCATAATGTCCGTTTGACCACGCTGATATCCATAATTAATTGCGACTGTTCCTAATCCTCCGCCACCGACAAATCCAGCCATTGCAGAGTAGCCGAGGATCGTTGCTGCAGCAATCGCAGCATTGACAATCAGGCTGGGACGCGCTTCCGGAAGCATCACCTTGTAGATGATCTGAAAAGTTCCCGCTCCCATGGACTGAGCAGCTTCAATAATTCCGCGGTCCACTTCCTGAATCGAACTTTCTACCAAGCGGGCTACAAACGGCGCTGCCGAAACTACCAGCGATACAATCGTTGCTTTTGTTCCAATCGTTGTTCCGACAACCATTCGTGTAAACGGCATAATTGTTACCAAAAGGATCAAAAACGGCACGCTTCTCGTGATATTAACAATAACATCTAAAACCTTGTATACCACAATATTCGGACGAATGCCGTCCTTCGCCGTTACCACCAGCAAGATTCCCATTGGAAGGCCAAGTACATAAGCAAAGATGGTACCGAAAATCATCATCTGAAAAGATTCTCCCACACTTTGCAGCAGAACTGACATCATCTGATTATCCACGGTCACTCACCTCCTCTACAGTCAACCCCCGCGCCTTAATAAATTTGATCATCTTATCCGCAATCTCCTGGTCATCCGGCAGCTGAAGCAACATCTGTCCCATTGCCGTTCCGCCCACATCTTTTGTATCTGCATGCATAATATTAACTGGCATTCGAAAATGAAGAACCAACTCCGCGACAACCGGTTCTGAAGAAGCAACCCCATCAAATACCATGCGAATCCTACGAGTTCCTACTCCTTTCCCGGAGCTGACTGTTTCAGGAAGCACTAAGCGGCGTGCTGCTTCTGTTTTTGGATTGCGAAAAATCTCCTGTACTTCTCCACATTCAGCGATCTTACTGTCACTGATAATCGCCACACGATTACAAATTTCCTCAATCACGCTCATCTGGTGCGTAATGATTACGATTGTAATTCCAAGACGAGTATTGATCTCTTTTAACAGCTTCAGAATGCTGACCGTTGTTGTAGGGTCAAGTGCAGAAGTCGCTTCATCACAAAGCAAAACCTTTGGCTCCAACGCAAGTGCTCTGGCGATTGCAATACGCTGCTTTTGTCCGCCGGAAAGCTGATTTGGATAACTTTTAGCACGGTCGGAAAGTCCCACTAATTTCAAAAGCTCCGCCGCTCTTTTTTTCGCTTTTTCTTTCGAAATGCCGGCAATCTCCAGTGGAAAACAAATATTCTGCTCTGCTGTACGCTGCATCAGCAAATTGAACTGCTGAAAAATCATACTCATAGACTGCCTTGCTTTGCGCAGCTCACTCTCATTCATAGCCGCCATATCTTGACCATCAAAAATCACTTTGCCGGAAGTCGGCCGCTCCAACATATTGATACATCGTACTAGTGTACTCTTTCCAGCACCGCTCATTCCAATAATTCCAAAAATTTCGCCCTTTTGAATTTGAAGGTCAATGTTCTGTAGTGCATGTACGGATCCCACTTTGGTTTCATATGTTTTGGAAAGCGATTCGATCTGAATCATTGTTTCGCTCATTCCTATGTTCTCCTCTTCTTGAGGTCAATCCCCATAATATGCTACTAAACAGATATGTATTGTATGATTTATTATAATCATGCTTTTTCATTCTGTCAAGCTTTTCTTCGTGCCTTTAATGCTTTAATCGGAATTTTCTTTTGCATAAACATTTCTTCATGCTCTGTTAAAACATTTTCGGGACAATTTTCCGCATGAAGATCATACGTATGCTCATAGATTTCAAATCCTGCCTCCTCAAAATAGTCAAGAGAATCTTTAAAAAGCGCATCGTCGTCCGTTTTGAAAAAGATTTCTCCGTTCGGGCTGAGAATTGTTTTATAAAGTTCCAACTGTCTAGGGTGTGTCAGACGCCGTTTGTGATGACGAGGGCGCGGCCATGGATTGCAAAAATTAATATAAATTCGCTCTACTTGATCCTGAGGCCCCATAATATCAGGCAGCCGCTCGATATCGTACGCTGTCAGCGCAACATTTGAAATGGGGCGATCCCCAAAAGCCTCTTCGATTTTTCGCTTACCGGGCGCCAATACGGCATCTTTCATATCAATTCCCAAAAAATTGATTTTAGGATGAGAAGGGGCCATTCCTGCAAGAAACCAGCCTTTTCCGCAGCCCAATTCCAAATGAAGTGGTTGGCGCACGGGAAACCATTCAATCCAATGATTTTTGAGGGGAAACGGATCTCTCAAAAAAAATGGGCATGCGTTTAGTTCCGGAGTTGCCCATGGCTTTGCACGCATTCTCATGCTCTTTGTTCCTCCCTATTTTTACAAACATCTACCCAGCCGCAGCATTTCGAAACAGTTTCCAGTTCTTCACAGGTCAATTTGACCGCAGAATTGGAAGTGCCCGCTGCGGGATAAATCGTCTCAAAGCGACGAAGAGACTGATCGAGATAAACCTTTGCGCACGGCGGATATAAAAAAGGGCTAACCCCCCCGATCGGATGGCCTGTCAGCGGCTCTACTTGTGATGCTAAAAGCATCTTTGCTTTCATCCCGAACGTTTCCTTAAATTTATGATTTTCTATCTTACAGTCACCAGAAGTTACGATTAAAATACACCCATATCCATCTCGTGCCACAAAAGAGATGGTCTTTGCAATCTGTGCTGGAATTACTCCAACCGCTTTTGCTGCCAGCTCAACTGTCGCGCTGGAAGTATCAAATTCCATCACGCGTTCTCCTAATCCATAGGAAGAAAGATATTCCTTTACTTGTTTGGCGGCTTCCTCCATATTCTTCCTCTTTTCCAACTGTTTTATTAATTAGTATAACATACCGAATTAAGATTAGAAGACAAGCCTCTTCATTTTTAAATGTTTTCAGCAAAACGTCTAAAAATAGTTAAAACTTTTGTACAGTCTGGTTTAATAATACAATGTTTTTCCCCATTTGTTAAACATTGCGTGAATGAATTATGAATGAA contains the following coding sequences:
- a CDS encoding Putative DNA alkylation repair enzyme (Evidence 3 : Putative function from multiple computational evidences) produces the protein MKDSETEVQSELFKMQDLKYRDFQAKLTPTIKKETIIGVRTPQLRKFAAAFSKQPEAEVFLKTLPHKYYEENNLHGFLIERMKDYESCIRALDDFLPYVDNWATCDLMTPKIFKKHLTELLCQIKKWIQSDQTYTIRFGIEMLMSFYLDDKFQPEYLELPAKIKSQEYYVNMMIAWYFATALAKQYKATLPYLEQYRLESWTHNKAIQKAVESYRITDEQKAYLRTLKVKLPKKSGGI
- a CDS encoding conserved protein of unknown function (Evidence 4 : Unknown function but conserved in other organisms); amino-acid sequence: MSSSKIKSAVKAAKDDTVKAINEVSKSISKAAEPTVTSVKEGISEMQDKVQPTAQKAKEAAQKAIEKTEPVLNVAKETISKAKKQAAAALAPEVYVEFGTTQYTCTDIIARCKNDFKSKHKGAIRSCKIYIKPADRTAYYVINKIEDKIDIY
- a CDS encoding D-3-phosphoglycerate dehydrogenase; the protein is MKYKVLSLKAMDPIGHKMMEDADCEVITAPDGSKTEDFIKLIKDNQVDAIYCRVDKVTKEMIDASKNLKVISKQGVGLDNIDMEYASSKKIPVGWAPGGNATSVAEHTILLMMMCAVRYRHVDSEMRKGNFNVRYTLKGTWELTGQTLGLLGCGRIGQIVAKIASQGFGMKVIGYDPFPPKAPLVPIEMMSQDEVLKQADFVSLHMPSMPSTVHSINYDKFCMMKPSAFFINCARGDVIVEDDLVRALNEKKIAGAGVDVFEKEPLPLNDPLVTLDNVVLTPHTSATTIQSVRKCTTMACQCIIDALNGKIPVSYQANKF
- a CDS encoding conserved protein of unknown function (Evidence 4 : Unknown function but conserved in other organisms), which encodes MDAIVYTSNSGFTKEYAEMMSQKIDLPVFSLTEAESTLKSGAEILYFGWLMAGSVKGYSDACKKYKVRAVCAVGMGKSGSQMEDVKKHNHLPEGLPLFTLQGGFDLNRLHGIYKFMMNTMIKVVGKKLSAKQDKTPDEEDMLDLMLHGGDRVSLENLTPVLNWYQSA
- a CDS encoding Predicted hydroxymethylpyrimidine transporter CytX; its protein translation is MKKTSTFQNSLIWFGAGVSIAEILTGTYFAPLGFLKGLLAIIIGHVIGCSMLFFAGLIGGRSKRSAMGTVGLSFGKIGGSFFAALNILQLVGWTAIMIYDGALAANGVVGSGAWVWCVVIGGLILVWITVGIENLGWINKIAMAALFILTIVLCFVIFQNQFPSAESTETITFGAAVELAVAMPLSWLPLISDYTREAEKPFSATLVSTLTYAFVSCWMYVIGMGAAIFTGKSDIASIMVKAGLGIAALLILILSTVTTTFLDAWSAGISAETLSKKINGKHAAMVVAVIGTVCAILFPMDNITDFLYLIGSVFVPMIAVQIADYFILKRNCGESRLDTVNGIIWIAGFVFYRFLMTVDIPVGCTLPDTVATMLLCIIVRKILDRRKVD
- the thiD gene encoding bifunctional hydroxy-methylpyrimidine kinase and hydroxy-phosphomethylpyrimidine kinase (Evidence 2a : Function from experimental evidences in other organisms; PubMedId : 10075431, 8432721; Product type e : enzyme), which encodes MRTALTIAGSDSSGGAGIQADIKTMTLNGVFAMSAITALTAQNTTGVQGIFEVSPEFLKKQIDSIFTDIRPDAVKIGMVASSALIEVIAERLQFYKAQKIVVDPVMVSTSGSKLISDDAVATLKAKLLPLATVLTPNIPEAETLSGQKISSPQEMVTAAKMISETYSCAVLCKGGHRLNDANDLLYRNGEYQWFKGKRINNPNTHGTGCTLSSAIAANLAKGYDLNQSVSKAKTYLSGALSAMLNLGKGSGPMDHAFDLQSAYREEKA
- a CDS encoding HAD family phosphatase translates to MIRGAIFDMDGTLLDTMPFWNDAGKIYLKGLNVQAEPSLGKKLFCMTMGQAAEYLKHTYSLPFTPEKIIEGINGTVREFYQKRAALKADVPEFLKQLAKRNIKLVLATVTERELAEAALLRCGILNDFDFVMTDAEVGAGKDRPDIYLKAAEKIRTAPMETLVFEDALYAAKTAKAAGFCTVGVYDEVSRDDQQRLESICDYYIRNFRDFDSFAAKFLK
- the nudG gene encoding CTP pyrophosphohydrolase → MTQVVAALIWNKTRLMICQRPKNKARGLLWEFVGGKVEPGETKPQALIRECREELAITVCVGEQFMETTHSYPDMTIHLTLFSCTIKEGTPKLLEHNDLRWITPEEITGFSFCPADQPILKRIMEENKK
- the thiM gene encoding Hydroxyethylthiazole kinase; protein product: MNGTMKTMLGNVRKNTPLIHNITNYVTVNDVANVLLACGGSPIMSDDEGEVEEITSICGGLNINIGTLNHNTISSMFLAGKKANELKHIVLLDPVGAGASSLRTNTASALLKQIHFDAVRGNISEIKALYLGGSTTRGVDANSVDAVTEQNLDSAVEMVKSFAAQFDCIVAVTGAIDLVSDGKRCYVIRNGRPEMSRITGTGCQLSGIMTAFLVANKEQKLDAAAAAVCMMGLSGEIGWKNMLPSDGNSTYRNRIIDAVCQMTGEKLEEGAKYEIR
- the thiE gene encoding thiamine-phosphate pyrophosphorylase (thiamine phosphate synthase) (Evidence 2a : Function from experimental evidences in other organisms; PubMedId : 10382260, 16291685, 19888457, 22616866; Product type e : enzyme), with amino-acid sequence MKFDKASLLLYAVTDRRWLNGETLLSQAEKALKGGATFLQLREKMLGKDDFRTEALEMKKLCQKYKVPFVLDDNVDLAVEVNADGVHVGQSDMNAGIVRRKLGPDKILGVSAETVEEAIIAQKQGADYLGVGAVFSTGTKKDADNVSYETLKAICSAVSIPVIAIGGITAQNVLELKGSRIDGVAVVSAIFAQPEIEEATKTLKNAVRKALEL